One window of Triplophysa rosa linkage group LG10, Trosa_1v2, whole genome shotgun sequence genomic DNA carries:
- the hspa12a gene encoding heat shock 70 kDa protein 12A isoform X1, with translation MDVYGGQDLFGYKHSSQYQNKEQLEDAMATPSPAKSMGDPGITPLSPTHVLNDSEDNEPTRHYYVVVVAIDFGTTSSGYAYAFTKEPECIHTMRRWEGGDPGVSNQKTPTTILLTPDKKFHSFGYAARDFYHDLDPTESKQWLYLEKFKMKLHTTANLSIDTDLHAANGKKVKALDIFAYALAFFKEQALKELSDQAGADFDNADVRWVITVPAIWKMPAKQFMREAAYKASLVSRENPDQMIIALEPEAASIYCRKLRLHQMVDLSNKTALNGYSPTENVGAGMTQAKEHVRRNRQSRTFLVENVIGELWSELTEGDRYVVVDCGGGTVDLTVHQIRLPEGHLKELYKASGGPYGSIGIDYEFEKLLCRIFGLDFIDQFKIKRPAAWVDLMIAFESRKRAAAPDRSNPLNINLPFSFIDYYKKFRGHSVEHALRKSNVDFVKWSSQGMLRMSPDAMNALFKPTIDHIIQHLTELFDRPEVTDIKFLFLVGGFAESSLLQQAVQNMLQGRSRIIIPHDVGLTILKGAVLFGLDPSIIKVRRSPLTYGVGVLNRFVEGKHPPEKMLVKNGTRWCTDVFDTFISADQSVALGETVKRSYTPANPSQQVIIIHVYCSEKESVSFITDPGVRKCGTLKLDVSGTESPVARREIQTLMQFGDTEIRAMAIDVATSRTVKASIDFLSQ, from the exons atggatgtctatggtggccaagatctgtttggttacaagcattcttcccaatatcagaacaaagaacaactcgagg ATGCAATGGCCACTCCATCTCCAGCCAAAAGTATGGGCGACCCAGGCATCACGCCACTCTCCCCCACACATGTACTG aatgacTCGGAGGACAATGAGCCTACAAGACACTACTATGTGGTGGTGGTGGCCATCGACTTTGGCACCACCTCCAGTGGCTACGCATATGCCTTCACTAAAGAACCGGAGTGCATTCACACCATGAG GCGTTGGGAGGGTGGAGACCCAGGTGTGTCCAATCAAAAGACGCCCACCACCATTCTCCTGACCCCAGACAAGAAGTTCCATAGCTTTGGTTATGCAGCCCGAGATTTTTACCACGACTTGGATCCCACTGAATCTAAACAATGGCTCTACTTGgaaaagtttaaaatgaaactacaCACCACTGCT AATCTGTCCATCGATACAGATTTGCATGCCGCCAATGGGAAAAAGGTGAAAGCTCTGGATATATTCGCGTATGCTCTGGCTTTTTTCAAGGAGCAAGCTCTTAAG GAGCTGAGTGACCAGGCAGGGGCGGACTTTGATAATGCTGATGTCAGATGGGTCATCACTGTACCGGCCATCTGGAAGATGCCGGCCAAGCAGTTTATGAGAGAGGCCGCATATAAG GCTAGTCTGGTTTCTCGTGAAAACCCTGACCAGATGATCATTGCTCTGGAACCCGAAGCTGCATCCATTTACTGCCGCAAGCTCCGTCTTCACCAAATGGTTGATTTGAGCAACAAAACAGCCCTGAACGGTTATAGCCCGACAGAGAATGTTGGGGCGGGAATGACACAAG CCAAGGAGCATGTGCGCCGTAACCGACAGAGCCGCACGTTTCTGGTGGAGAATGTCATAGGAGAGCTCTGGTCTGAACTCACTGAAG gTGACCGTTATGTTGTTGTGGATTGTGGAGGCGGGACGGTGGATCTGACTGTGCATCAGATCCGTCTGCCTGAGGGACACCTAAAAGAGCTTTATAAAGCCTCAG GAGGCCCGTATGGATCTATCGGGATAGATTATGAATTTGAGAAGCTCCTGTGTAGGATATTCGGGCTGGATTTCATTGACCAGTTTAAGATCAAGCGTCCGGCTGCATGGGTGGATCTAATGATCGCCTTCGAGTCTCGGAAGAGGGCAGCGGCCCCTGACCGAAGCAATCCACTCAATATTAACCTGCCCTTCTCTTTCATCGACTACTACAAGAAGTTCAGAGGACACAGTGTGGAGCATGCACTGAGGAAAAGCAA TGTTGACTTTGTGAAGTGGTCGTCGCAGGGCATGCTGAGGATGAGTCCAGATGCAATGAATGCGCTGTTCAAACCAACCATAGACCACATTATACAGCACCTGA CTGAGCTATTTGACAGGCCGGAAGTGACAGACATTAAGTTCCTTTTTCTTGTGGGTGGATTTGCCGAATCTTCTCTGCTGCAGCAGGCGGTTCAGAACATGCTTCAGGGGCGGAGCCGGATTATCATTCCCCATGATGTGGGCTTGACCATCCTCAAGGGGGCGGTGTTGTTCGGCCTTGATCCCAGCATCATTAAGGTGCGGCGCTCTCCGCTCACCTACGGCGTGGGCGTCCTAAACCGATTCGTGGAGGGGAAGCACCCTCCCGAGAAGATGCTCGTGAAGAACGGAACGCGCTGGTGCACCGACGTCTTCGATACATTCATTTCCGCAGATCAGTCGGTGGCGCTCGGTGAAACGGTGAAACGCAGCTACACGCCGGCCAATCCGTCGCAACAGGTGATCATCATCCACGTGTACTGCTCGGAAAAAGAGTCGGTCAGTTTCATCACGGACCCAGGCGTGAGGAAGTGCGGTACGCTGAAGCTGGACGTGAGCGGTACCGAGAGTCCAGTGGCACGACGAGAGATCCAGACGCTCATGCAGTTCGGAGATACTGAGATCAGAGCTATGGCTATTGATGTGGCAACATCTCGCACCGTCAAAGCTAGCATTGACTTCCTCAGTCAGTAG
- the hspa12a gene encoding heat shock 70 kDa protein 12A isoform X4 — protein sequence MDVYGGQDLFGYKHSSQYQNKEQLEDAMATPSPAKSMGDPGITPLSPTHVLNDSEDNEPTRHYYVVVVAIDFGTTSSGYAYAFTKEPECIHTMRRWEGGDPGVSNQKTPTTILLTPDKKFHSFGYAARDFYHDLDPTESKQWLYLEKFKMKLHTTANLSIDTDLHAANGKKVKALDIFAYALAFFKEQALKELSDQAGADFDNADVRWVITVPAIWKMPAKQFMREAAYKASLVSRENPDQMIIALEPEAASIYCRKLRLHQMVDLSNKTALNGYSPTENVGAGMTQGDRYVVVDCGGGTVDLTVHQIRLPEGHLKELYKASGGPYGSIGIDYEFEKLLCRIFGLDFIDQFKIKRPAAWVDLMIAFESRKRAAAPDRSNPLNINLPFSFIDYYKKFRGHSVEHALRKSNVDFVKWSSQGMLRMSPDAMNALFKPTIDHIIQHLTELFDRPEVTDIKFLFLVGGFAESSLLQQAVQNMLQGRSRIIIPHDVGLTILKGAVLFGLDPSIIKVRRSPLTYGVGVLNRFVEGKHPPEKMLVKNGTRWCTDVFDTFISADQSVALGETVKRSYTPANPSQQVIIIHVYCSEKESVSFITDPGVRKCGTLKLDVSGTESPVARREIQTLMQFGDTEIRAMAIDVATSRTVKASIDFLSQ from the exons atggatgtctatggtggccaagatctgtttggttacaagcattcttcccaatatcagaacaaagaacaactcgagg ATGCAATGGCCACTCCATCTCCAGCCAAAAGTATGGGCGACCCAGGCATCACGCCACTCTCCCCCACACATGTACTG aatgacTCGGAGGACAATGAGCCTACAAGACACTACTATGTGGTGGTGGTGGCCATCGACTTTGGCACCACCTCCAGTGGCTACGCATATGCCTTCACTAAAGAACCGGAGTGCATTCACACCATGAG GCGTTGGGAGGGTGGAGACCCAGGTGTGTCCAATCAAAAGACGCCCACCACCATTCTCCTGACCCCAGACAAGAAGTTCCATAGCTTTGGTTATGCAGCCCGAGATTTTTACCACGACTTGGATCCCACTGAATCTAAACAATGGCTCTACTTGgaaaagtttaaaatgaaactacaCACCACTGCT AATCTGTCCATCGATACAGATTTGCATGCCGCCAATGGGAAAAAGGTGAAAGCTCTGGATATATTCGCGTATGCTCTGGCTTTTTTCAAGGAGCAAGCTCTTAAG GAGCTGAGTGACCAGGCAGGGGCGGACTTTGATAATGCTGATGTCAGATGGGTCATCACTGTACCGGCCATCTGGAAGATGCCGGCCAAGCAGTTTATGAGAGAGGCCGCATATAAG GCTAGTCTGGTTTCTCGTGAAAACCCTGACCAGATGATCATTGCTCTGGAACCCGAAGCTGCATCCATTTACTGCCGCAAGCTCCGTCTTCACCAAATGGTTGATTTGAGCAACAAAACAGCCCTGAACGGTTATAGCCCGACAGAGAATGTTGGGGCGGGAATGACACAAG gTGACCGTTATGTTGTTGTGGATTGTGGAGGCGGGACGGTGGATCTGACTGTGCATCAGATCCGTCTGCCTGAGGGACACCTAAAAGAGCTTTATAAAGCCTCAG GAGGCCCGTATGGATCTATCGGGATAGATTATGAATTTGAGAAGCTCCTGTGTAGGATATTCGGGCTGGATTTCATTGACCAGTTTAAGATCAAGCGTCCGGCTGCATGGGTGGATCTAATGATCGCCTTCGAGTCTCGGAAGAGGGCAGCGGCCCCTGACCGAAGCAATCCACTCAATATTAACCTGCCCTTCTCTTTCATCGACTACTACAAGAAGTTCAGAGGACACAGTGTGGAGCATGCACTGAGGAAAAGCAA TGTTGACTTTGTGAAGTGGTCGTCGCAGGGCATGCTGAGGATGAGTCCAGATGCAATGAATGCGCTGTTCAAACCAACCATAGACCACATTATACAGCACCTGA CTGAGCTATTTGACAGGCCGGAAGTGACAGACATTAAGTTCCTTTTTCTTGTGGGTGGATTTGCCGAATCTTCTCTGCTGCAGCAGGCGGTTCAGAACATGCTTCAGGGGCGGAGCCGGATTATCATTCCCCATGATGTGGGCTTGACCATCCTCAAGGGGGCGGTGTTGTTCGGCCTTGATCCCAGCATCATTAAGGTGCGGCGCTCTCCGCTCACCTACGGCGTGGGCGTCCTAAACCGATTCGTGGAGGGGAAGCACCCTCCCGAGAAGATGCTCGTGAAGAACGGAACGCGCTGGTGCACCGACGTCTTCGATACATTCATTTCCGCAGATCAGTCGGTGGCGCTCGGTGAAACGGTGAAACGCAGCTACACGCCGGCCAATCCGTCGCAACAGGTGATCATCATCCACGTGTACTGCTCGGAAAAAGAGTCGGTCAGTTTCATCACGGACCCAGGCGTGAGGAAGTGCGGTACGCTGAAGCTGGACGTGAGCGGTACCGAGAGTCCAGTGGCACGACGAGAGATCCAGACGCTCATGCAGTTCGGAGATACTGAGATCAGAGCTATGGCTATTGATGTGGCAACATCTCGCACCGTCAAAGCTAGCATTGACTTCCTCAGTCAGTAG
- the hspa12a gene encoding heat shock 70 kDa protein 12A isoform X2, whose amino-acid sequence MMMTEKELVIDDIVTDAMATPSPAKSMGDPGITPLSPTHVLNDSEDNEPTRHYYVVVVAIDFGTTSSGYAYAFTKEPECIHTMRRWEGGDPGVSNQKTPTTILLTPDKKFHSFGYAARDFYHDLDPTESKQWLYLEKFKMKLHTTANLSIDTDLHAANGKKVKALDIFAYALAFFKEQALKELSDQAGADFDNADVRWVITVPAIWKMPAKQFMREAAYKASLVSRENPDQMIIALEPEAASIYCRKLRLHQMVDLSNKTALNGYSPTENVGAGMTQAKEHVRRNRQSRTFLVENVIGELWSELTEGDRYVVVDCGGGTVDLTVHQIRLPEGHLKELYKASGGPYGSIGIDYEFEKLLCRIFGLDFIDQFKIKRPAAWVDLMIAFESRKRAAAPDRSNPLNINLPFSFIDYYKKFRGHSVEHALRKSNVDFVKWSSQGMLRMSPDAMNALFKPTIDHIIQHLTELFDRPEVTDIKFLFLVGGFAESSLLQQAVQNMLQGRSRIIIPHDVGLTILKGAVLFGLDPSIIKVRRSPLTYGVGVLNRFVEGKHPPEKMLVKNGTRWCTDVFDTFISADQSVALGETVKRSYTPANPSQQVIIIHVYCSEKESVSFITDPGVRKCGTLKLDVSGTESPVARREIQTLMQFGDTEIRAMAIDVATSRTVKASIDFLSQ is encoded by the exons ATGCAATGGCCACTCCATCTCCAGCCAAAAGTATGGGCGACCCAGGCATCACGCCACTCTCCCCCACACATGTACTG aatgacTCGGAGGACAATGAGCCTACAAGACACTACTATGTGGTGGTGGTGGCCATCGACTTTGGCACCACCTCCAGTGGCTACGCATATGCCTTCACTAAAGAACCGGAGTGCATTCACACCATGAG GCGTTGGGAGGGTGGAGACCCAGGTGTGTCCAATCAAAAGACGCCCACCACCATTCTCCTGACCCCAGACAAGAAGTTCCATAGCTTTGGTTATGCAGCCCGAGATTTTTACCACGACTTGGATCCCACTGAATCTAAACAATGGCTCTACTTGgaaaagtttaaaatgaaactacaCACCACTGCT AATCTGTCCATCGATACAGATTTGCATGCCGCCAATGGGAAAAAGGTGAAAGCTCTGGATATATTCGCGTATGCTCTGGCTTTTTTCAAGGAGCAAGCTCTTAAG GAGCTGAGTGACCAGGCAGGGGCGGACTTTGATAATGCTGATGTCAGATGGGTCATCACTGTACCGGCCATCTGGAAGATGCCGGCCAAGCAGTTTATGAGAGAGGCCGCATATAAG GCTAGTCTGGTTTCTCGTGAAAACCCTGACCAGATGATCATTGCTCTGGAACCCGAAGCTGCATCCATTTACTGCCGCAAGCTCCGTCTTCACCAAATGGTTGATTTGAGCAACAAAACAGCCCTGAACGGTTATAGCCCGACAGAGAATGTTGGGGCGGGAATGACACAAG CCAAGGAGCATGTGCGCCGTAACCGACAGAGCCGCACGTTTCTGGTGGAGAATGTCATAGGAGAGCTCTGGTCTGAACTCACTGAAG gTGACCGTTATGTTGTTGTGGATTGTGGAGGCGGGACGGTGGATCTGACTGTGCATCAGATCCGTCTGCCTGAGGGACACCTAAAAGAGCTTTATAAAGCCTCAG GAGGCCCGTATGGATCTATCGGGATAGATTATGAATTTGAGAAGCTCCTGTGTAGGATATTCGGGCTGGATTTCATTGACCAGTTTAAGATCAAGCGTCCGGCTGCATGGGTGGATCTAATGATCGCCTTCGAGTCTCGGAAGAGGGCAGCGGCCCCTGACCGAAGCAATCCACTCAATATTAACCTGCCCTTCTCTTTCATCGACTACTACAAGAAGTTCAGAGGACACAGTGTGGAGCATGCACTGAGGAAAAGCAA TGTTGACTTTGTGAAGTGGTCGTCGCAGGGCATGCTGAGGATGAGTCCAGATGCAATGAATGCGCTGTTCAAACCAACCATAGACCACATTATACAGCACCTGA CTGAGCTATTTGACAGGCCGGAAGTGACAGACATTAAGTTCCTTTTTCTTGTGGGTGGATTTGCCGAATCTTCTCTGCTGCAGCAGGCGGTTCAGAACATGCTTCAGGGGCGGAGCCGGATTATCATTCCCCATGATGTGGGCTTGACCATCCTCAAGGGGGCGGTGTTGTTCGGCCTTGATCCCAGCATCATTAAGGTGCGGCGCTCTCCGCTCACCTACGGCGTGGGCGTCCTAAACCGATTCGTGGAGGGGAAGCACCCTCCCGAGAAGATGCTCGTGAAGAACGGAACGCGCTGGTGCACCGACGTCTTCGATACATTCATTTCCGCAGATCAGTCGGTGGCGCTCGGTGAAACGGTGAAACGCAGCTACACGCCGGCCAATCCGTCGCAACAGGTGATCATCATCCACGTGTACTGCTCGGAAAAAGAGTCGGTCAGTTTCATCACGGACCCAGGCGTGAGGAAGTGCGGTACGCTGAAGCTGGACGTGAGCGGTACCGAGAGTCCAGTGGCACGACGAGAGATCCAGACGCTCATGCAGTTCGGAGATACTGAGATCAGAGCTATGGCTATTGATGTGGCAACATCTCGCACCGTCAAAGCTAGCATTGACTTCCTCAGTCAGTAG
- the hspa12a gene encoding heat shock 70 kDa protein 12A isoform X3, translating to MATPSPAKSMGDPGITPLSPTHVLNDSEDNEPTRHYYVVVVAIDFGTTSSGYAYAFTKEPECIHTMRRWEGGDPGVSNQKTPTTILLTPDKKFHSFGYAARDFYHDLDPTESKQWLYLEKFKMKLHTTANLSIDTDLHAANGKKVKALDIFAYALAFFKEQALKELSDQAGADFDNADVRWVITVPAIWKMPAKQFMREAAYKASLVSRENPDQMIIALEPEAASIYCRKLRLHQMVDLSNKTALNGYSPTENVGAGMTQAKEHVRRNRQSRTFLVENVIGELWSELTEGDRYVVVDCGGGTVDLTVHQIRLPEGHLKELYKASGGPYGSIGIDYEFEKLLCRIFGLDFIDQFKIKRPAAWVDLMIAFESRKRAAAPDRSNPLNINLPFSFIDYYKKFRGHSVEHALRKSNVDFVKWSSQGMLRMSPDAMNALFKPTIDHIIQHLTELFDRPEVTDIKFLFLVGGFAESSLLQQAVQNMLQGRSRIIIPHDVGLTILKGAVLFGLDPSIIKVRRSPLTYGVGVLNRFVEGKHPPEKMLVKNGTRWCTDVFDTFISADQSVALGETVKRSYTPANPSQQVIIIHVYCSEKESVSFITDPGVRKCGTLKLDVSGTESPVARREIQTLMQFGDTEIRAMAIDVATSRTVKASIDFLSQ from the exons ATGGCCACTCCATCTCCAGCCAAAAGTATGGGCGACCCAGGCATCACGCCACTCTCCCCCACACATGTACTG aatgacTCGGAGGACAATGAGCCTACAAGACACTACTATGTGGTGGTGGTGGCCATCGACTTTGGCACCACCTCCAGTGGCTACGCATATGCCTTCACTAAAGAACCGGAGTGCATTCACACCATGAG GCGTTGGGAGGGTGGAGACCCAGGTGTGTCCAATCAAAAGACGCCCACCACCATTCTCCTGACCCCAGACAAGAAGTTCCATAGCTTTGGTTATGCAGCCCGAGATTTTTACCACGACTTGGATCCCACTGAATCTAAACAATGGCTCTACTTGgaaaagtttaaaatgaaactacaCACCACTGCT AATCTGTCCATCGATACAGATTTGCATGCCGCCAATGGGAAAAAGGTGAAAGCTCTGGATATATTCGCGTATGCTCTGGCTTTTTTCAAGGAGCAAGCTCTTAAG GAGCTGAGTGACCAGGCAGGGGCGGACTTTGATAATGCTGATGTCAGATGGGTCATCACTGTACCGGCCATCTGGAAGATGCCGGCCAAGCAGTTTATGAGAGAGGCCGCATATAAG GCTAGTCTGGTTTCTCGTGAAAACCCTGACCAGATGATCATTGCTCTGGAACCCGAAGCTGCATCCATTTACTGCCGCAAGCTCCGTCTTCACCAAATGGTTGATTTGAGCAACAAAACAGCCCTGAACGGTTATAGCCCGACAGAGAATGTTGGGGCGGGAATGACACAAG CCAAGGAGCATGTGCGCCGTAACCGACAGAGCCGCACGTTTCTGGTGGAGAATGTCATAGGAGAGCTCTGGTCTGAACTCACTGAAG gTGACCGTTATGTTGTTGTGGATTGTGGAGGCGGGACGGTGGATCTGACTGTGCATCAGATCCGTCTGCCTGAGGGACACCTAAAAGAGCTTTATAAAGCCTCAG GAGGCCCGTATGGATCTATCGGGATAGATTATGAATTTGAGAAGCTCCTGTGTAGGATATTCGGGCTGGATTTCATTGACCAGTTTAAGATCAAGCGTCCGGCTGCATGGGTGGATCTAATGATCGCCTTCGAGTCTCGGAAGAGGGCAGCGGCCCCTGACCGAAGCAATCCACTCAATATTAACCTGCCCTTCTCTTTCATCGACTACTACAAGAAGTTCAGAGGACACAGTGTGGAGCATGCACTGAGGAAAAGCAA TGTTGACTTTGTGAAGTGGTCGTCGCAGGGCATGCTGAGGATGAGTCCAGATGCAATGAATGCGCTGTTCAAACCAACCATAGACCACATTATACAGCACCTGA CTGAGCTATTTGACAGGCCGGAAGTGACAGACATTAAGTTCCTTTTTCTTGTGGGTGGATTTGCCGAATCTTCTCTGCTGCAGCAGGCGGTTCAGAACATGCTTCAGGGGCGGAGCCGGATTATCATTCCCCATGATGTGGGCTTGACCATCCTCAAGGGGGCGGTGTTGTTCGGCCTTGATCCCAGCATCATTAAGGTGCGGCGCTCTCCGCTCACCTACGGCGTGGGCGTCCTAAACCGATTCGTGGAGGGGAAGCACCCTCCCGAGAAGATGCTCGTGAAGAACGGAACGCGCTGGTGCACCGACGTCTTCGATACATTCATTTCCGCAGATCAGTCGGTGGCGCTCGGTGAAACGGTGAAACGCAGCTACACGCCGGCCAATCCGTCGCAACAGGTGATCATCATCCACGTGTACTGCTCGGAAAAAGAGTCGGTCAGTTTCATCACGGACCCAGGCGTGAGGAAGTGCGGTACGCTGAAGCTGGACGTGAGCGGTACCGAGAGTCCAGTGGCACGACGAGAGATCCAGACGCTCATGCAGTTCGGAGATACTGAGATCAGAGCTATGGCTATTGATGTGGCAACATCTCGCACCGTCAAAGCTAGCATTGACTTCCTCAGTCAGTAG